TCTCCGTTTGCCCGCCGGAGGCCTGCCGTCTAACTTACATCACTATAtcacaatttttgtttgcttgccgCTCAGCGCTgcttccgttccgttccgctccGTTCCGCTGCCCTTGCCACTCCACTCATGCCAATATCACTTTTGTCGGGGATCCTGAATCTGATCCGCCTGCTTTCTCCtactgcttgctgcttgctgtttGCCTCCCTAGTAGGGCCTCCACACGGTCTTCTGCTGGACAGCGGAATTCTTCAGCTTGGTGGCCGCCGGCAGCGTGGTCTCCGGCGAAGCCTGTCGGTTTGTGGCCGCCGCCGCGCTCTCGTGGAAGAGGGGCTTCAGGGCGGAGGGTGCCTTGAGGTCGCAGCGCAGGCGGAGGGGCACGGAGATGTGCTGGGCGAGGGGAGAGCTGCGGCTGGAGTCGATGGACTTGTCCAGGTCGTACTCGGACTTGACCACGTCGATCTGCTCGTCGTCGGAGTCGGCGTCGGAGGCGGACTGCTCGTGGATGGAGCTCGTCTCGATGGAGGTGTTCAGCTTGAGGAGGACGTGCTGCTGCGTGGGCGAGGAGCTGGAGGGGCGCGACGAGGCCGGACTGATGTGGCTGATGCCGGTGGCGTCTCCGCCGTGGTGCAGGACAGCCGCTGCCGCATTGCGCGCGCGCAGACCCGCGGCGGCGGCAAAGTTGTACGGATGGAAGGCGTGGGGCGTGGACTTGgcgtgatgctgctgctgctgctgggcggcggccgctgcggctgcggccaCATGATTGAACGGGAACTGGGGTATGGCGTAGGCGGCTGCCGGAGCGGCTCCTGGCGGCGAGGGCATCATGGCAGCCGGTTGGCCAGCGGCCGTTGGTGCCCCGGACGGTGGCGGCGTGATCTGCGACACATGATGGTAGTCGGCAGGACCCGCGGCACCGTTGCCAGCTCCACTGGAAGCCGCGGCACTGGCGCTGGGCGACACGATGCTGGAGCTGCTCGAGGGCGAGGCCTTGGACAGGGCCGGATGGTGCACGGCTGCCTGGGCGGCGGCCTGGTGCCGGAAGTAGTCCGCGTAGCCGTAGGTCATGTAGGCGGCGTCCAGCCAGGCGGGATTCAGCATGAAGGGGTTAAAGGCGCCGGGATGTGGATAGCCATAGCCTggaaaaagcagaaaagcaaaacaaaaagtcaGTAAAGAacataaatcaaaagaaaagtTTGTAAAAATTTCCAAAGGGAAGGGGGAGGAGAGGTTTTTGGTTGGAGATCAAAGGAAATCAATAAAGATTGAATCCAAATGGATTTGAATATGTTTAAGGAACGGATCGCAACGATCTTGAAGTCTTTGCAATGCGGAAGGATCCATGGAGGATCGTGTGGGGAGGTGTGTGGGGAGTTTTTGGGAACGGATTTGGATTGAACTGAAAACGTAATGGAAACTAAAAAACTCACTTTGCTTACTTCTTGGCTCCCGCGGCCCGTCGACCGTCACCTTGATGGCCTTGCTGTAGCTGGCTATCTGCACCGGGTATGTGGCAATCGTGATGGTCAGCGTGAAGGACTTGCCCCTGCC
The sequence above is a segment of the Drosophila pseudoobscura strain MV-25-SWS-2005 chromosome X, UCI_Dpse_MV25, whole genome shotgun sequence genome. Coding sequences within it:
- the run gene encoding segmentation protein Runt isoform X2, with translation MHLPNGPTMVANSTAVAHTQVLAAAAAAAAAAAVVNSGSSGVSVAQSTSLANTSTHSASSSTGSSTPDISATANTTANSSSSSNSNSNTANNTANNGSSNSNSNSNSAKMPSSMTDMFASLHEMLQEYHGELAQTGSPSILCSALPNHWRSNKSLPGAFKVIALDDVPDGTLVSIKCGNDENYCGELRNCTTTMKNQVAKFNDLRFVGRSGRGKSFTLTITIATYPVQIASYSKAIKVTVDGPREPRSYGYPHPGAFNPFMLNPAWLDAAYMTYGYADYFRHQAAAQAAVHHPALSKASPSSSSSIVSPSASAAASSGAGNGAAGPADYHHVSQITPPPSGAPTAAGQPAAMMPSPPGAAPAAAYAIPQFPFNHVAAAAAAAAQQQQQHHAKSTPHAFHPYNFAAAAGLRARNAAAAVLHHGGDATGISHISPASSRPSSSSPTQQHVLLKLNTSIETSSIHEQSASDADSDDEQIDVVKSEYDLDKSIDSSRSSPLAQHISVPLRLRCDLKAPSALKPLFHESAAAATNRQASPETTLPAATKLKNSAVQQKTVWRPY
- the run gene encoding segmentation protein Runt isoform X1, with translation MHLPNGPTMVANSTAVAHTQVLAAAAAAAAAAAVVNSGSSGVSVAQSTSLANTSTHSASSSTGSSTPDISATANTTANSSSSSNSNSNTANNTANNGSSNSNSNSNSAKMPSSMTDMFASLHEMLQEYHGELAQTGSPSILCSALPNHWRSNKSLPGAFKVIALDDVPDGTLVSIKCGNDENYCGELRNCTTTMKNQVAKFNDLRFVGRSGRGKSFTLTITIATYPVQIASYSKAIKVTVDGPREPRSKQSYGYPHPGAFNPFMLNPAWLDAAYMTYGYADYFRHQAAAQAAVHHPALSKASPSSSSSIVSPSASAAASSGAGNGAAGPADYHHVSQITPPPSGAPTAAGQPAAMMPSPPGAAPAAAYAIPQFPFNHVAAAAAAAAQQQQQHHAKSTPHAFHPYNFAAAAGLRARNAAAAVLHHGGDATGISHISPASSRPSSSSPTQQHVLLKLNTSIETSSIHEQSASDADSDDEQIDVVKSEYDLDKSIDSSRSSPLAQHISVPLRLRCDLKAPSALKPLFHESAAAATNRQASPETTLPAATKLKNSAVQQKTVWRPY